The genomic stretch GAGCAATGGAATTAAACCACATTTTGGTTTACATTACCACAGAAAAATATCCAATACAATCTATTTTAGTTTTACATGAGCTATATTTATCTGAAGGACTTCATTTaagatttacagaaaaaatTGCTATTTGTGACCagttatttacaataaaattatGCTATACTTGGGCACTAAGCTATATGCTGGAGAGAATTTGGTCGGGgaaaaatataaagaataatGGCTTCTTCTTAATCCTTTAATCTTTTAAATTGAGCTGTATTAACTGTTCTAAATCTGCTTTTATAAAACATCTATAAAAATAAGCCTAAATTTGAAAGCAATTATAGAGGAATTTTAAATAACTACAGCTATTATTTCaagtatttttctgtaaaacaaatatattcagAAAAGAAAGACATGTATACAGATTTCTTTTCAGCTGTAACTTATGGCACTGAATCTGGGAAGTTACATAGCATCATAGACTCTAGGAAATACATGATATACAAAACTCATAATTGGATCTTGTAGCAGGACATAAACGTTTTCCACTTATTCAGGATTGCAGTGGGTGTGGAACCCACCTGGaataactgggtgcaaggcCGGAATACACCCTTACAGGTCAAAGGTCATCACACATTTGGACATTACCTGTTGTCACCCGTTagcatttaaacacaaaaatgaCCATAAGATAAATCTTATGATATGGCCTTTCTATTACCGTTCTCACCATCCAACTGTAAACCCATGTGTTGAGCTGAAATACAGAGTCCGAAAGTGAACATCCTGGATAATGTGAAAAAATGGTGTACTGGGGCGTGGTGTGAGACTCACTTCTTTGTTTGCTCATCACATAAATATTAGCAGTGTCTTACAGAATGAAATGAAGGCGTGACAGTAATGTTGGCttgtgattttgttttcttagtCTCACTACAATGAGATTTTAATCAATGAAACAATGTTATTTAAtcacaaaatcttttttttaatcacttttcTCTTATCCATTTTTGCTGAGGGTGCCAGTGATTATGTAGTTGACTAAacttaattttgttgttttcaggtaattatttaaaaaaaaaagtgcaatgtatggtcttttttttatttaagagaagaacactaacttTTCCAGATAATACTAGAAAGACTGGTCTGATGATAGCAAAATGAGTGAAGACCTGTCATGTAAGATTCAGCTGTTTCAGGCAGAGCCTAAACCATACCAGGTTTTGATACCATTCAGAACAGATCCATTGTGGTTTGTGCATTACTATGACCTAAGGAAGTTAATAATTTAGGAAGCAAATTAATACAactaaatatgcactacaaacAAAACTACAGAAATAGAATAGAAAATGATAAAGAAAACCATAAACTATAGACATTGAActacaaataatttttaattcaggctcaggctcagatcCCCTCAGATTTTATAGTGAATCACAGCCAGGTATGAGGAAAACAATCTACAGCAGTGCTTCTAGAATCTGAAGTATGAATTGGGGTTTTGTGGCATCtgcaagaaaaaataaacacaggctCGTacttacacattcattcatttaccttctgtaaatgcttcatcctgatcacaAGAAGTGCATGGCCTgcagcctacccagaatcatggGGCATATGACAAGGAATGGTATCAAGGATGAAAATATTATTGGCTCGTTAAGAGCATGGGAGTGTAGCTATTATTTTACAACAGAAATGGCTAGCAGAGCTATGAAGCTATGACAGCTATGAAGGCTATAAATCTGATGCCATATTTCCTGCATCTTAGTCAATGTTTATTAGCATGTTCACTTTCACTAGAATACAAGAGATTCTACTTGTattattaacataaaaaaatcctgctctgtggtgcttTTCACCTGAGGAATGTGGACAAGGTTGGAGTAGAGTTCTTTAGGAAAAATATGGAGAATATCAAAACAATGTGTTAAAGTGAAGACACTGCTGTTGGGTGTTTCAGGAAAGCTGGAACAAGCACGAGAAATGTGGCAGGAGAATGTTTGGATTACTGTGTTTCAGAATAGAAATATGAAGAAGGTTGGAAtattgtttttcagtaaagTGTAGACGTTTTGAGGAGTCTGTATCTGGAAATGTAAAGATGGtttgactgttttttttctgcagagCAATGTGAAGAAAGTTGGAACACTGTATTTCAGTAGGGAATTATGGTGAAATTTGTAGCAATGTGTTTAAAGGCAGAGAGAAAGTTAATTTTACTGTATATCAAAAGTAATATGAAGAATGCTGCTAGTGCGTTTTTGTGAACAGTAATCATAAAAAAGTTTCATTTTGGGTGATGTACTTAAAGGAGTTGTTTCCCACACAGGAATTCCCAAGTCTTGTCCAGGGCTAAGtataatccctgtctgggaaccACTGGTGCACAGTGAAGTAAACGtaatttgttactgtacttaagtactttttttgtgtatctgtactccacagaaatatttccattttggTGACTTTTTACtcttactccactacatttcaaagtcaaatatactttttactccactacattatgaaaatctgccattccttttggtttatgtgtgaataaaacacaataacacaTGTGCTCCGCACATCGGCACCATTGAGAAGAACGAACACAGTCTCCGTGTTAAAACAAGTCAAAATGTTTCTCTGCCTAAAACCAATAATACCAAAGCcagactttgttttttttcaaatgttgtGCGAATTTGAAACTGAAAgtttatgaattaacaaaatgataTGCACCTTTTAgtatttgagtcatcagtaactactattcattcatatacatgaTTTAGAGACCTGTAGACGACACAAATCACCAAGGGTGACAGTCatttggagatttattaaaccCAATACGTGAAgcgaggtcaaaaccagaagaaatattccaaagcccaaaattacagcttaaaaatcattgtgatgcttcactgacctgtaatatggagaacagCACCTATGTCGTTGCTAATCTCGGCTCAACACTGCACTAtgaaacttttggaggagggtaggaaaccacccctaccctacccaggagcagaaaaatccccaaatcttacctaatgcTTGAGTAAAAACAAGCTTATTATTCTGAATCTCCAGTAACTAGGAAattgtgaaagtttatactTGCAACACGTCAACACAACTACTAGGGCTAAATTTCAAACATATTCTTTGTTAATATTTAGTCTTAATATTTAAGAGTTAATATTTATGGACCTTTGAACCATGTTCGTCCaactgcagaccaatcacagtcttTGCGGTCTGCGTAGACacaagttacatttctggagaggtgcgcaTCAGGCTGCGCTGCCTGTggcataggttcaacacagaagctTAATTCTGCGGAGAAAGTGagctctgttggtttggaggggcagcacagagactggggaaccaagagtgagtgacttttcacctacaatgtaTTAAGCATGATTgttgttacaaaaatgataattGGAGCCATAATACGTCATAGTACTTTTACTTTCGATACTTAAGTACCTTTGAAGATATACATTTTGAGAATACTTTTTTTACTCAAGTAGAGATCTAAAACGAagacttctacttttactggagtaatattttaccttgagtatctgtacattaactcaagtacatggtttgtgtattttgtcCACCACTGCTGGGAACCAACCCCAagacatttacacattaaacaatattttacacagaaaTCAATAATgctaactttaaaaataacatctAAAAGTTCAATCTGAACTTTACAATAAAGCATAcaggggtggtttcccagataGGGATTAATCCTGGTCTTGGACTAAatgacatattcattcattctctgtaacccattatccagttcagggtcgcggtgggtccagagcctacctagaatcattgggcgcaaggtgggaatacaccctggagggggcgccagtccttcacagggcaacacagacacacacaattttgagtcaccaatccacctaccaacgtgtgtttttggactgtgggaggaaacccacgcggacaccacaccaactcctcacagtcacccagagtgggaatcgaacccacaatctccaggtccctggagctgagtgactgcgacactacctgctgtgccaccgtgctgccctgtaGTGAACAGGCAACTACATTGTCctacagtgaaaaaaaatccTGATTGAACAATTTTTACATAGTGTCttgtaaaaaacattttttccattattttttccAGTATTATTTCCATACTTGCAGATTATAATGCaacaatgaaatgaatgaaagtaaagTACCACTTATATTTTTTCATGTGATGGCTTAAAAACTCCTAAGGGTTTCAGTGCCAGAGTCTAATACATTTTGGTAATTTTCCTACTAACACTCCTACTCCTAATACTAATCCTGGTAACCAACTGCTGAGCTCAGCTGAGGTTTGCTTGAGTATAAAACTCACGAAACTCATCACCATTTCTCAGGGCAAAGTTCCTTATTTACCCAGTGTGAAAATGTTTgctgtgtgaatatatatttcaggagaAGCATGAAAGAAACTGCTAATAAACTAATACATTTCAATTTTCTTTAGGCACAGGGGAGAGTGGTAAGAGCACCTTTATCAAGCAGATGAGAATCATTCATGGAAAAGGCTACTCTGATGCTGACAAAAAAGGCTACATCAAGCTCGTCTTCCAGAATATATTCGTTGCGGTTCAAGCTTTGATCCAAGCCATGGACACCCTGCGAATCCCATTCTTAGATGACAAAAACAAAGTGAGCATTTGCTAGGCTAAACATTTGAAGTCAACTCTTACTGTACAACTCTTAAgtaattttatgtttttcactgtttttcatTCTGGTGTTTTGGATGTTTTAAGGCTTTTAGCCCTGACACTCTAGcattagcattttattttagattgGAAGTAGCACAAAATATACAGCAGTTTCCAAACTTAAAAAACCTACACTAATAGATGCTAAGATGTTGCAAATCAGCTTTTTTCCAACTCATATTGATAGATGTATGTATGTTCATTTTTAGGCACTTGCTACAATGCTAAATGACGTGTCGCTGGACACAGTCATATCACTGGAGGCTCACCATGCTGAGGCTATAAAGAGTGTGTGGAGTGACCATGGCATGCAGCAATGCTATGAGCGCAGGAGAGAGTACCAGCTATCAGATTCAGCCAAATAGTGAGTTCACACATCTGTTGTTGTACTGTATACAAAGAATAGAACTTGATTTatcaaattattatattttgtagtTTTGCTAACACTTGTGGAATTTCTGGTTCTAATGATCACttttttttcaactttttttttgcttgttagTTACCTAGATGACATAGACAGAATTTCTGCTGCTGCTTATCTGCCAACCCTTCAGGATATTCTACGAGTCAGAGTGCCAACCACTGGAATTATAGAGTACCCCTTTAACCTCAGCTCTGTTATATTCAGgtgaaatattattattattattattattattattattattattattattattattattatttttatgctatAGTAATTATAAGTTTATTATTAGGGATGCATTCAACCAATATTGTGATCATTATATTTGCCAGTACCTTACTGAGTGTCCTGTATATTGGTCACAGTTTACCAGTTCACTTTTGAAACTGTTACGTAGTCATGGTTGTTACTGTAACAGTCAAATCTTCTAGACAGTATATTTCAGTCTTCATCTTGAAGTATCATGGCCCTGTACAttgtagtatttatttatttatttatttgtagaaaAATGAACTCTCATTAATTAATTAGCAAGCCCTCCTTTTAGTTTAGTTGGGCATGCTAGGACAGAGAAAAATATATACTATGCAGTGAGGTGGTAAATTTTAATACTATCAGGCAGAACATTTTTTTATCAACAAATGATGACCACATTCAGAATTAGAAACTAAAGTTTTAGATATATACTCCAATCCACTAGGTCTGGAGTAAATAACTTCAATCGGATGGTGTCCATCACAGTTTGGTGATGTTCCTACTCAAACAGATTTATTTTGCTGGACAGTTTAGTGGGTGCTTCATAATAGGAACTGTACCCAACTGTGTTGGACCCTGGCACTTCATGTTAGGAGATATACACACACCCCTGCACAAGCCCATCACCATCAAAGTAAAAACAGAAATGGTCTATTTACTCTCATTCACTATTGCATCACCTTCAAATTCACAACAGAAACTGTCTAAACATACCCATGCACTAGCACATACAATGTGTTTGCagtttggttttttttgggactgaacacagctttcTCACatgagttcagacagatcagtgtaGTTTTTTTGTTCCTGGTTGCACTCCTGGTTGTCCCATCTCTCACTGGAGATCTTCATTGGCCACCAATCCTAGGATTGTTTGGACCTCTTTAAAAGACTAcacagaaatattacaaatgtCTAGTTTGTGCAGGATATCTGCATTTTGTCAAATCTCTCTGGACAATCTGTGTTCTACAAATTTTACACTTCATGTTTAACCTCTACAAGGCTCACTCATTTTCAGGTACCATCTTTGCTAATCTGAGGcatatttgtgtaatattttaaagtaaGCATTATTAGATAAATAATATTTCTTATATCTCTTACACTATATGGAAAAAGTATTGGGTCACAGCTCCTAATAATTGAATGCAGGTGTTCCCATCTGTCCTATTACCATGGCATCTAGCCATGCAGTCtacctttacaaacatttgtaaaaagaaaaagggtCATTCCAAAAAGCTCATGAGATTTCTTCCCTCCTAGATGTCCCATGATCAACTGGGAGAGGTATTACTGTAAAAGTggaaacatttacaaaatgacagcaactcagccaaaAATTTAAAGTAAACCTAAAGAGCGGGTCGTAAGGTGCTGAGGTGCACAATATGTAACAGTCAAAAATGCTCTGCCGACTGGCATTAATATCAGCATAAAAACTGTGCACTAGGAGGTTCCcatgggtttccatggcagcTGCATGCAAGATGTACATCACCAGACACAATGGCAAATGTCAGATGCAGTTGTGTAAAGCACGCCACCACTGGgctttggagcagtggaaatgttTGGTTGTGTGACAATTCACACTTCTCTACCTGGAAGTCCGAGCGATGAACGAATCTGGTTTTGGCAAATGTCAGGAGAacattagatagatagatagatagatagatagatacctGACTGACTGCATTGTGTCAACTATAGTGTTTGGCAGAGGAGGAATAATgctgtggggttgtttttcaggggcTGGCCTAGGCCCCTTTGTTCTAGTGAAGGAAAATCTTCATGCTTCAGTATACCAAGACATTTAAGACAACTGCATGCTtcactttgtgggaacagtttgggagGGCCTTTTCTGTTTCAGCCACAgtctgtgcaccagtgcacaaagcaaggtctatAAAGGCATGGTTGGCTGATTTTGATGTGGAAGACCTTGAATGGTCTGCACAGAGCACTAAACTCAATCCCATTGGTCTTGAACACAACACAGGAACACAGCAAAATCTTGAAGAATGCCTTCTCAGAAGTgtggaagctgttatagctgcaaatgATGGACCAAATATTAATGCCAATGAATTTAGAATGGTATGTCATAAAACTCAGGCAAATGTCTACTGTAGGTGTAATGTGTATATGTCCCAATAcatttgtccatatagtgtatCTTGTTGTATGTTTTCGCAATAGTTGTCTGTTGATATCAGACACAATAACCTTGAACCTAGATTTTCAAAATGTGCAAACTTTAAATCCTTCAAAAGCCAGTCTGGCAGTTTTTTCTCAGTACATGTAATAGCATTTGCCAGCTAAATACACAAAATGCTGTTAGCCCTTTTTGTGACAAATAAGCCAATATGGTTACAGGATGGTAGACGTGGGAGGTCAGCGGTCAGAGCGGCGAAAATGGATTCACTGTTTTGAGAATGTGACTTCTATAATCTTCTTGGTGGCACTTAGTGAATATGACCAGGTTTTGCTTGAAAATGCAGCTGAGGTAAGATGCTAAATTTATCCACTTCATAATATGACTAAAAAGTTCAATTGAACAAGTGACATAGAGTAAGTTCAATTGTGTttgttattatgtttatttgatttggcATTTATTCCCCATGCAGAACCGTATGGATGAGAGTAAGGCTCTGTTTAAAACCATCATCACCTACACATGGTTTCAAAACAGCTCCATCATCCTTTTCCTTAACAAGACTGACATccttaaagaaaaaataatgaagTCCCACCTTGCAGACTACTTTCCTATATACAAGGGTAAGaggattaataaatataaaccaaTCGTTAATCCATCAATACAAAGAATACTGAAAgtaacaaatgtaaaataatttttgggtttaattattaaatggattacagacagaaaaacactttacaGAATGGTACTGTACACCATCTGTTGCTATGCATAATTTTTAGCCTCTTTTCCCTGCTGTGTACCTGCAGTATACATACAATGATACACCACCCATGCACTGTGGTGGTCTTTTAGGGGTCCTGAGCATTCAAGAATAGGATGAAAAGTGGTAAAGTATGCAGTATAACAGATAGGCTACACTCTGTAATATTAGAACTAGAAAGTGCAACTTTATGGTAAGTGGAGTGGATAATATGGACAAACAAGTAGAAAATAGGAgttatttttaatgttcttGCTGATTTGTGTATGTTTAGTTGTCTTACTTTAGATTAGCAAATTTATAAGAAGAATACATTTTACAGCTTAAACATCCCTGTTAAATTCATGAAACCTATGTTGAATGTTTAAATGAGGTGTTTTATTATGATTAGCTTTCCTTCATTTCAtactttcttttttgttgttgttgtttttttttttcaggtccTAAGCGTGATGCAGAGGCTGCAATGAAGTTCATTCTCAAGATGTATGAAGACCAGAATTCAGAACGCAGGCGCATGTACTCACATTTTACCTGTGCTACAGACACAGAAAATATCCGTTTAATCTTCTCAGCAGTGAAGGACACTATAATGAGAATCCACTTTTCGGAATTCAACCTGACTTAAAGAGACATTTATGGCATACCTGACCTTTACTTTTGAGGTCatcattaataatttattaacacTCTCCACCAGGATTCTATATCTCATTAAGCAATTTGTGCTATGCTGCAGCTATAGTGTAGTTTAactttattacaaaatattacTGTTATATTACTGGCATTTTAGAGTGTTTTAATTTTCAACCAAATTGTAGGCCCAAAGGCCTGTGTGGTATGAGACATCACAAAATGTTTGATAAAGAGATGGCAAATGATTTTCAGCTGAGTCTGCTATGAAGTGAAAATAATGCTCAGGgttttttccatttgtttttttttttttgcaacttGTTCCTTCTTCATTTTtagtaaagatatttttacacaaGGGAATCTACTCTGTGTGAAACTGCTATATCAATCTGCAACTAATAATGGTGAAACATCTATACACCAGTCATATCTGAGCGGCTCAGAACTAGATTAATGATTTTCAAGCATGTTACACACAAGCTGGAATATTGGCATGCACCTTCCCAGTGTGTTCAAGAGAGGAAATCAAGTGCATTATTGCTCTGCTGTTTTCTGtgaatattaaaacatattcaTGCTGTAGGAAAGTGTATCTGCTGCAAAGGAAGTAATACAGAAACATGAATTAAActaaaaaacttctcagtttaCATAAACCTACCTCTAGTCTCTGAATAAGAATATGACCTGAATGTTAGGATTTGCCAATTCTTCAATGTAacttgattttctttttcttattgttgtggttgtttttggTGATCTGTTTTTTTACAATCTTTGATGACAATGTAG from Hoplias malabaricus isolate fHopMal1 chromosome 2, fHopMal1.hap1, whole genome shotgun sequence encodes the following:
- the LOC136679394 gene encoding guanine nucleotide-binding protein subunit alpha-14-like, translated to MGDCCMSAEDTERYRIHRAIERQLKLDKNEAQQQLKLLLLGTGESGKSTFIKQMRIIHGKGYSDADKKGYIKLVFQNIFVAVQALIQAMDTLRIPFLDDKNKALATMLNDVSLDTVISLEAHHAEAIKSVWSDHGMQQCYERRREYQLSDSAKYYLDDIDRISAAAYLPTLQDILRVRVPTTGIIEYPFNLSSVIFRMVDVGGQRSERRKWIHCFENVTSIIFLVALSEYDQVLLENAAENRMDESKALFKTIITYTWFQNSSIILFLNKTDILKEKIMKSHLADYFPIYKGPKRDAEAAMKFILKMYEDQNSERRRMYSHFTCATDTENIRLIFSAVKDTIMRIHFSEFNLT